The sequence AATTAAATTGTGCAAGCTTGAAACTCTTGCAATAATTGCCAAGGGATTGAATGTAAAAATAGTTGAATTGTTTAACGAGTGATATCTGGCAAAGCGCCGATTATACGATTATTTTTCGGCGTTGATTTTTGAGACTGTGGCCTTTTTCTTCACCTTCACCATGTCATCCGCAAGAGAAGCGGCACGCCGCAGCGCCTGGTCGGAGAGATGTGCATACCGTTTCGTCACGCTGAGGTCGCCATGAGTCAGGAGCGTGCCCACCTCATACAGGCTCGCGCCTGAACTGGCCAGATGGCTGGCAAAATGATGCCGGAGTCCATGCACCGGACGGAAGTCCGCCGGGAGTCCGGCTTTGTCCCTGAGTCGTCGTCCCATGCGCCGCATGTCTTCTCTGGCGCCTCCATTCTGGCCTGGCCAGATGTAAGGAGAGTTCGGGCGCACGATGCCTTTCAACACCTCCACCGCGCCGGGGGAGAGGGGTATGGTCTGCGTCTTTTCGTTCTTTGCCGTGGCCCCGCGCAGGGTCAGGAATCCATTCTCGAGATCCACGTCTGACCACATGACGTTGAGAAGGGCGGTCCGCCTGATCCCTGTCAAAAGTGCGATGCGGAAAAAGGCCGCGCAGTGCTGGTTCGATTCTTCATCCAATGCTTTAAGATATGCCGAAAGCTGGTCCTCGGTCATGAACTCGGTCTTTTCGTTATCTACGGTCGGCATGCGGAACTTGAGGTGCACTGGCGGATCAATATGTCCCATGTCCGCCGCCCACCTGAGCATGCGCTTGAGCAGGGCCAGGACGTGTTTCTGGGTCTGAGCGGAGAGGGTCTTGCGCGTTCTGGGGCTCTTCGTCTTGGCCAGATTCCGGCGCAGACGTTCAAGGTCCAGCGTCACGATTTCGGAAGGGGTCTTCTCGCCAAGTTCGGGCAGGAGGCGGTTTGCATAGGACGCGTCCGGCTTAGCGCAGGCCCGGTCCTTGTGTGCATCATCGTATTCATCCCAGATCTTCTGGACTGTCCAGCGCCCGGTAATGGCTTCTTGGGCGGCCTTCTCCTGCGTCCTGCGCTCTGTGTTGGGCAAGGTTTGCCCCGTCATGCGTGCAGCCCTTGCCTGGGATGCCTTGGCTTCAGTCATGGCGGATGTGGACTTCCCCACGGGCTCTTCGATTTCCTTGGAACCACGCCCCCCGAGCCGATAGCGAATGTAATAGGTCTTTTCGCCATTCTCGGGATTTTTACGCCAATATACGCCTGGATATTTCTTCGACTTCTCGCGCTTTTCCTCGGTCATGAATTCCCCCTCGCGTTTCGGTACCTCAAGCGATTCTTCCCCGCACCTTCCCCGCACGCAAGGCGTAAATACAGCTCGGGGACCAGAAGTCAATAGAGAGTGACTAATTGATAACTATCTGAAAAATATGAGATATAGGATGCAATGGGATTTGGTAGAAATTGATGAAAAAGTGACTTTTAAGCCTCCGGAGCTAAAGGCCGCAAGTTCGATTCTTGCATTGCGCACCAAGAAAATCAGGGAGTTAGGTATTTAAGCCTAGCTCCCTTTTTCTTTTTCCCATCATATCTCCGCCCCGCAAAATCCACGTCACAACTCTCCATATCTCCAGGTCCTGCCCTGGACTGATACGCAGCGGCTGATAATCCTTCTTGTCTTTAGGATTGACTTTTTTGTGTTTCCTGTCTTCATTCTTGATGGGGTCCTCTCTCTGTTCCCGTCCTCTCTTTGTCCTCTATATGTTCCGTTTGATGCGTAACATTTCTCAATCCTCTGATTGTCAATGTTTTTACTTTACTGTAACAGCAATAATCATGCACAAAAAAATTTATTATTGAATTTTAAGTTAAATTTATTTCCATAAAAAATAAATACGATGTATTTTAGAATTGCTTATGTAAGTTAAAAATTATGAATTAAAAAAAATATTTTGAAATTCTGTTTTTTACATATATTCCAATCGAAATTTCTGTCATGACGCATAAAATAAATGAATACTGTGGTACGTATTTTGAGCCGGAGGCGTACTGTTTACGGACTGGAAAATTGGAAGGAAAGGGGCTGTTTTAGTGCTCATAAATGTACTTGCAACTACCTGTTAACTAGGAGTATTATTCACAAGTTTTGATACAGAGTGTATTAAAATTTATACGGATTTACTAAAATATAGCTAGTATTAATGAGTATTCTAGGAAGTTAGTAATACATACCAATATTTATTTTCACTAATATATTTTTTTTACGCGCTTTTCAAACGTTTTTTCATTTTATTGTTTAATAATTTTCCAGAATTTTATTTATTACAGGCGTTTAAATTTTTTCAGGAGGAAGCAATGAGGCTGATTATTTCCTTTTTGAATGGTATTTCTATGGTTCGCTGCATTAAAATTTTCCTCACGTTACTTGCTTTCCTTTCTTTTTCAACGCCTGCTGTCGCGACAGGTCTGCTGGATATGTACAAGCAGGCCGTTCAGAATGATCCTATATTTCAAAGCTATCAATTTCGGACCTTTGTCGCCCAGGAAGGGAAACGGCAGGCTTTGGCCGCCATGCTGCCGACGGTGATGGCTACGGGCAGCTATATGCACAAGAGTCAGGACATCGTCAGCAGCGACAACGAGGTCTACGCCTCGGGCAGTTCCGAGTACGGGACCACCGTCTATGGCGTAAACCTGACTCAGCCTTTGTTCAACTGGGCCTCTTACACCGGGTGGAAGCAGGCCGAGATCGTTCGCGTCCGCTCGGAGATGGAGTTCGTTCTGGCCGGGCAGGAGCTGATCACCCGGGTCTCGGACCTTTATTTCCAGGCACTGGCCGCAAAGGACAGGCTCGACTACGCCCTCGTCGAGCAGGCCGCCGTCGAGAAACACTTCGAACTGGCCCAGGGCCGTTCGGACATGGGCCTCATTCCCATCACCGACCTGTACGACGCCAAGGCGCGCCTCGCGGCCACCGAGGCCCTGACCATCGAGGCGCACAACAGGCTTGATGACGCCCTGCAAGCCTTGAGCGAAGTGACCGGCGCACCCGTGGATGACCTCATTCCTCTGGCACCAAACATCAAGCTGAAGAGGCCTGAGCCGCCGACCCTGGATTCCTGGCTCGCTGGAGCCCTCGAAGGGAACCCGGCCATCGAGCTCAGCAAAAAGGCCGTGGAAGTGGCCGAACTCGAAGTGAAGCGCCAGAACGCCGCCCATTATCCTACGCTGGACCTGGTCAGTTCCTTCGACAACGAGAACACCGAGGATTCGCTTTTCGGTGGAAGCAGCGAGGTCGACACGTACAAGATCGGCGTGCAGTTCAACCTGCCCCTGTATCAGGGCGGTGAAGTCGCTTCCAAGACCCGCTCTGCGCGGCACGAGGTCGGCATCGCCCGGCAGGATCTGGTCAAGCAGTCCCGGTCGGTTGCGCGCAAGACCCGCTCGGCCTTTCTCGGCGTCGACAGTTCACTGAAGAGGGTGGACGCGCTCGCGCAGTCCCTCGACGCCAACAAATTGGCTCTCGAAGCCAAGCAGGACGGCTACATGTCCGGATTGTTCACCAGCCTTGGCGTCCTTGACGCCGAACGCGACCTGGCACTGGTCAGCATCGACCATGCCCAGGCACGCTATGATTACATTCTCAATAGCCTGCGGCTCAAGCAGGCTGTTGGATCCCTGACCGAACAGGACTTGCTGGATCTGGAAAACTGGCTTGTGAAATAGGCTCGTACACGCTGCCGACCACTTGGAGGGTATGGGAATGCTGAAGCATCTGCGCGAAAGATTCGCCGCCATGAGGCGTGGTTCCGTTTCGCCGGTCGAACCAAGGCGAAAGATGAGGTTTGAAACCCTGGAACCGCGCATCCTGCTTTCGGCGGATCTGGGCATGGAAAATCCCGATCCCGGTCCTCATGGACAAGACGCCACGGTGGCCATCGAGCAGCCTCTGGTCCAGACCCAAGACCCTGCCGTCGTCGCTTCCGACGACACCACGCCCACGGACAGCCCATGGCTGGAAAGTCCCGGACAGGAGAGCCCCGGGCTGCGTAGCTCCACGGAAATGGTTCTCGTCGATCCGTCCGTGGGCGATTACCACTCCCTCCTCGACAGCCTGCGCTCTTCTTCTGAAAATCTTGCCCAGTACGAGGTCCACGTGCTGGACGCGTCCCGGGACGGGTTCGAGCAGATCTCGTCTCTGTTGCAGGATCGGGAAGGAATCGATGCGCTGCACCTTGTCGCGCACGGGGATGACGGGAATCTGAGGCTCGGGACGACGATTCTGTCCGGGGCCAACCTGTCGCAACATTCCGACGAGCTGCGTTCCTGGAACACTGCCTTGAGCGATAACGGCGACATCCTGCTGTACGGCTGCGGCATCGCCGCCGGACAGGACGGCGTGGAATTTGTTCAGGAACTCGCCTCCATGACCGGGGCCGATGTCGCGGCCTCCATCGATGCCACGGGCAGCGCCGGCCTTGGTGGCGACTGGGATCTGGAATACGCCACCGGCGCCATCGAAAGCGCCACGCTGTTCGCCAATCACAACGATTACGCCCGGCTGCTGCAGGACCGCTATGTCACCGGCACCGACAGCGCCGATACATTCACTCTCGACCTCGCAGGGCTCACCCTGACCGGCGGGGGCGCGAGCCTCTCCCTGAACACCACCGACAACTATATTCTGAACGGAGCGGGCGGTTCCGACACCCTGATGATCGTGGGCGGGACCGGCGAGGACACCGTTTCGCTTTCCTCCACCGGCATCGCCTTCAACGGCACGACCTATAATTTTCTGTTTGGCAGCATGACCAGCGTGGAATCGGTGATCATCACCCCCGGCGACCACTCTGAGGATGTACTTTCCGTGGGAAGCCTGGACATGGACGGCAGCCTGACCCTGCTGGCGTCCCAGGGGACGGTGGCGATTGAAGCAGGCGCCGTCGTGACCTGCGACACCGGCATCTTCGTCACCGCGCCGACCATCACCATCGCCGACGGGGCCGTGCTGACGACAGACCAGGATATCCGGCTCATCGCCAGCGCCGGGGTGCAAGTGACCTGGCTGACGGCCACGCCGGTATTCAATTATCAGAAAGCCGAGGCCTCCATCGATATTGGCGCCGCCACGCTGAACGCCGACAACGTACTGATCCATGCCGATGCCACCACCATCAAGAAATTCGAGCTGGTGGTGGACGAAAACGCCTTGAGCAGTTTTGTCGACAGGCTGGTAAGCGGGCTGCTGCCCGCCAACACCTCCCTTGCCTTCACCGACAGCGGAGGGGCTGCGGCAGATGCTATCACCCGCGGCGACGGCGGAAGCTGGATTTCCGACGGGTTCAGCGCCGGTCAGTTGATCCGGATCAGCGGCACGGCCTCCAACAACGGGATCTACCGGGTTGATTCTCTGACGGCCGACACTCTGACCCTGGGAGCGGAATACGCCCTGGTCAACGAAACCACGGCTTCGGCTTCCGTGGCCTCCGCCGTGGCCCTGACCGGCGAGCTTCAGCTTGCCTTCAACAACATCGACAACGCCGCCGACACCATCGTCCGCGCCGTCGGCACCTGGGCCGCGGACGGCTTTGTGGCCGGCCAGTACATCAGCGTGACCGGTTCCGCCGACAATGACGGGATCTACCGCATCGCCTCCATCTCCGGCGCCGTCATCACCCTGCAGAGCAGCTACGTACTGTCCCGGGAAATCCAGACCGAAGCGTCAACAAGCGTGGCCTCCCTCATTGGCATGACGGCCGCGGATCAGCTGACGCTGGCCACCAGCGGGGGCGTCTCCACCATCATCCGGGATTCGGGAAGCTGGCTCAGGGAAGGATTCCAGGCCGGACAGAGCATCGAGATTTCCGGATCCACCGCGACGATCACGCTGTCGGGCGATTTCCATTTCAGGGACAATGGCGCGGCGGCGGACACCATCGAGCGCGCCGACGGCCTGTACTGGGAAGATGGCGGGTTTCAGGCGGGGCAGTACATCTCGGTCGCCGGCGCCAATGCGGGCGTTTACCAGATCGCGGCGGTCGAGGGGTCCGTGCTGACCCTCATGGATATGGACAGCCTGGCCGCGATGGATTCCCAGGCCGCCGTCATCACGGCCGTCACGGCCATGGTTGGCGCTCCGTCCCTGACCTTCGCCGCCACGGCGGATCAGGGGGCCATGGTCTCACGGGATACGGGCAGCTGGGTGGAGGATGGTTTTTCCGCCGGCATGACCGTTTCCGTCGGCGGTTCCGCGTCCAATGACGGAGTCTACCGCATCGCCTACCTCGACGACCTCAATCTGATCCTGGAATCGGGCGCGGTGCTTACGGACGAAGCGCCCGAGGACGGCGTCACCCAAAACATCACCGTCCTTTCCCCCCGCAGCGGGATCAATAACGGCACCTTTCAGATTCAGTCGGTTTCCGCCGACGGCCGCACCCTGACTCTGACGGACACCTTCGTGCTGCTGGCGGAAACCGGCAACGGGTTCACGGTTACGGCCGACCCCGTTTCGGCCGCCGATGTCCCCATCGCCATCGTGGACCAGAGCCAGGGGATGACGGGTACTCCGGCGCTCTATTTCGTGAACAAAGGGGTGCTGGCCGGGGTTGGAAGCCTGACCTTCACCGACAACAGTATCACTCAGGACACCATTTCCCGGGATACGGGCAGCTGGGTGACCGACGGCTTTGCCGTGGGCCAGGAAATCACCGTCACCGGATCCGCCGGAAACGACGGGGACTACGTCATTGCCGACATCATCGACGGCGGAAAGACCCTGCGCCTGGTTTCCGGTCAGGAACTGACGAACGAGACGGCTCAGTGCGAGGATGTCAGCGTCATGACCGATACCGCCGACACCATCACCCGCGCCACCGGCAGTTGGACCTCCGACGGCTTTGCCGCCGGCCAGTACATCGCCGTGTCCGGCACGGACAACAACGACGGCACCTATCTGATCGCAGCCGTTTCCGCCGACGGCAGAACCCTGACGCTGGACGGTGTTTACACCCTGAATGGGGAAATCACGGACAGCGCCTCGGTGGCCCGGATCGCTTCCGCCCTCAACAGCAGCGGCGGACAGCTGACGGCCGGGGATGTCTCCGCTCAGCTTCTGAGTCAGGTCGACGGGGTCGGCCTGTTCAACACGATCAGCTATGTGGCCCAGGTGCTTCTGGCCGAGGCTACGAGCACCATCACTCTCGGCGCGACGATCAACGCGGCGGGGAATGTGGTGGTTGAGGCCGAATCCGTCGCCAACACCACCCTGAAGACTCCCAGCCTGATTTTCGGGGTGTCGGTGGGATCGTCCACGGCAACGGCGTCGGCCGTTGTGGAAAGCGGGTCCGTCATTACAGCGGGCGGGAATTTCAGCCTGACCACCACGGTGGACAACACCCTCAGTGTGACCTCGGCCGCCATGAAGGGCATCCAGAAGATCATCGCCCAGAAAGTGCTGCATATTCCCAGCGGCCCCGGGCTGTTCATCGCGGTGGGCGTGGCCGATTCGAACAATACGGTCGCCGTGAACAGCGGTGCGGTGATCGAGGCGGACTCCGTGGCCGTGCGCGCGGAAACCACCAACAGTTTCAGCACGGCCGCCAAAAGCGTCGTCATCACGCCGCAGAAGAACATGGGTGAGGCCATCGGGGTTGCCGTGGCCACCTACAGCTCCGATACGAGCGCCCATATCGGCGGCACGGTGACCGCTACCGTTGGAGGGGTGTCGGTGGCGGCAGAGTCCGTCAACGTTGTCGATCGGGTCAGCGCCGCCTCGGCCGTCAAGGCCAAGCCTCCCCTTGCCGGACGCATGATGGGCGCAGTCACGAACAAACTGTCCGGCACCAAGGATCCAAAGGCCGGGTTCAGCCAGTTCTCCATGGCGGCCAGCGTGGCGGTCGCGGTGAGCAGCAACAACGCCGAAGCCTATATCGCGGACGGGGCCGTCGTCACTGCCGCCGGCGACATCGTGGTGACCGCCCGGGCCGAAGACAATTTCAAGGTGATCTCCACGGCGGCGGCCAAGCTCAACGCAGCCGTCAGCATCGCCGGAGCCGTGGCGGTGACCGATTACACCAATACCGCCAATGCCCAAATCGGAGCGGACGCGACGGTGATTTCCGGCGGCGATGTGATCGTGACGGCCGACGCCGTGGTGCCGAGCCAGTTCAAGGTCGTCAGCGATTTCATCACGCTCATGACCTGGTTTGCGGATCTGGACCAGAACATCACCGCGCCCAGCATCGATTTCAACCTGCCCAGCATCGATTCGAGCACCGGGACCATCGACTTTGCCGCCTCCCAGGACACCCTGACCCAGCTGTCCACCTACAGCTCGGAAACCCTGGCCGAACTCCTTGAGCCGGTGCAGCTGCTGATCGGTTACCTGAAGGTGGTGCCCACCAGCATCGCCACCACCTTTGTGCAGGCCAGTTCCGCGTCCAAGACCGAGAAGGACAAGAAAACCGGTCAGGTGAAAGACCCCGACGCCATCGGCAAGTTTTCCGCCTCGGGCATCGTCAACGTACAGTCCGTGGACAATGTGGCCAGCGCCTTCATCGGCGCCGGCGCGGTGGTGTCCGGAGATAACGTCGTGGTGGAAGCCGCCGCCAGCATGGACACCATCAGCATCGCAGGGATGAAGCTGGGCAAGATCCAGGATGTCATCGCGCTGCTGAAGGCCGGCGGGGCCGCCGGAAACGAAAGCTCCGGCAGCGGGGCCGGCGGCACGTACAACGGTCAGACCTTTGCCAATCGGGCCACAGCCCTGGTGGACGACGGCGCGGTGGTTACGGCCACCGCAGGCGGCATCACTATCGCGGCTGACGTAAGCAACTGGATGCTCAACATCGCCCAGGCCGGCGGTAGCGCCGAAAAGTTCGGGGTGTCCGGGGCCTTTGCCTGGAACAACGCCACCCATGAAGCCGTGGCCCATGTGGAAGACACGGCCACCCTCGCCGCAACGGGTAATGTCGATATTGAGGCGTCCACGTCCTACCAGAACATCAATATCGTCGGTGCGATCCAGAAGGGCGGCACGGCATCGGCGGGTGCCGCGGTGGTGCTCAATCAGGTCAGCAACATCACCGAGGCCTTTGTCGGCGACACGTCCCACAGCGCCGAGCCTGCGGTTTCAGGCACGCCCACCCTGACTTTTGCCGGTAACGCCGTCATTCGGTCCGGCGGAAGCTGGACGACCGATGGGTTCCGCGTCGGACAGTTGATCCAGATTTCAGGAACCGCCGGCAACAACGGTCTGTATCGCATTGTGTCCATTTCTGCGGGCGGCACGACCTTGACGCTCGACGCGGCCGTTGTCGCCGAAGCGACGGCTGCTGCCGGCGTTTCGGTACTGGGTTCCATCACGTCCGGCGGGGCGGTTAGGCTTGATGCCCGCTCGGATGAACTGCTGGTCACGGT is a genomic window of Desulfomicrobium baculatum DSM 4028 containing:
- a CDS encoding tyrosine-type recombinase/integrase → MTEEKREKSKKYPGVYWRKNPENGEKTYYIRYRLGGRGSKEIEEPVGKSTSAMTEAKASQARAARMTGQTLPNTERRTQEKAAQEAITGRWTVQKIWDEYDDAHKDRACAKPDASYANRLLPELGEKTPSEIVTLDLERLRRNLAKTKSPRTRKTLSAQTQKHVLALLKRMLRWAADMGHIDPPVHLKFRMPTVDNEKTEFMTEDQLSAYLKALDEESNQHCAAFFRIALLTGIRRTALLNVMWSDVDLENGFLTLRGATAKNEKTQTIPLSPGAVEVLKGIVRPNSPYIWPGQNGGAREDMRRMGRRLRDKAGLPADFRPVHGLRHHFASHLASSGASLYEVGTLLTHGDLSVTKRYAHLSDQALRRAASLADDMVKVKKKATVSKINAEK
- a CDS encoding TolC family outer membrane protein codes for the protein MVRCIKIFLTLLAFLSFSTPAVATGLLDMYKQAVQNDPIFQSYQFRTFVAQEGKRQALAAMLPTVMATGSYMHKSQDIVSSDNEVYASGSSEYGTTVYGVNLTQPLFNWASYTGWKQAEIVRVRSEMEFVLAGQELITRVSDLYFQALAAKDRLDYALVEQAAVEKHFELAQGRSDMGLIPITDLYDAKARLAATEALTIEAHNRLDDALQALSEVTGAPVDDLIPLAPNIKLKRPEPPTLDSWLAGALEGNPAIELSKKAVEVAELEVKRQNAAHYPTLDLVSSFDNENTEDSLFGGSSEVDTYKIGVQFNLPLYQGGEVASKTRSARHEVGIARQDLVKQSRSVARKTRSAFLGVDSSLKRVDALAQSLDANKLALEAKQDGYMSGLFTSLGVLDAERDLALVSIDHAQARYDYILNSLRLKQAVGSLTEQDLLDLENWLVK